From one Streptomyces chromofuscus genomic stretch:
- a CDS encoding restriction endonuclease, whose product MGNVMYLRMPFSASDADNWQSFERLVADEVSKLDSSATVQHDAKLVGVHSKIERQIDVLASVPAIGATMRIAFECKLYKRAVGIGTAEEFIGKLQDLRVDRGVLCVFGDVTPAAYRRLAGVLHPSIDLYLWHREKPTYLDLEKAFEEDCMDPDAPTWWDQRMSQVRRRWHDYSIPSSFL is encoded by the coding sequence GTGGGCAATGTCATGTACTTGAGGATGCCGTTCTCGGCCAGCGACGCCGACAACTGGCAATCGTTCGAGCGGCTGGTAGCGGACGAGGTGAGCAAGCTCGACTCCAGTGCGACTGTCCAACATGACGCGAAGCTGGTCGGCGTCCACAGCAAGATCGAGCGCCAGATCGACGTGCTTGCGTCAGTGCCAGCCATCGGCGCAACCATGCGAATCGCCTTCGAGTGCAAGCTCTACAAGCGCGCCGTGGGTATCGGGACCGCCGAGGAGTTCATCGGCAAGCTCCAAGACCTGCGCGTGGACCGTGGAGTCCTGTGCGTCTTCGGTGACGTAACCCCCGCCGCATACAGGCGCCTTGCCGGGGTCCTTCATCCCAGCATCGACCTTTACCTCTGGCACCGGGAGAAGCCCACGTACCTCGATTTGGAGAAGGCGTTCGAGGAAGACTGCATGGATCCGGACGCCCCAACCTGGTGGGATCAACGCATGTCGCAGGTGCGTCGCCGATGGCATGACTACTCCATCCCGAGCTCCTTCTTGTAG
- a CDS encoding DUF6879 family protein: MLLDGDDWKATIRGFQFEAWRLETLPQYLVPQESGELEDFRAGKRVDPDTYSSPYTEDLKRLRGEGKRKGRVHILTRPLSEYLQFEFSRYYVPHVLAGEDIRILDVTERENPLPGVQDFWMFDRSTVVLMHYEDDGTQVSRELFESEPADFIAYQRIAIAESVPFLEYVKG; this comes from the coding sequence GTGCTCTTGGATGGTGACGACTGGAAGGCAACCATTCGGGGATTTCAGTTTGAGGCATGGCGACTGGAGACCCTCCCGCAGTACCTCGTACCGCAGGAATCCGGAGAGCTCGAAGACTTCCGAGCGGGTAAGCGAGTCGACCCGGACACCTACTCGTCGCCATACACGGAAGACCTGAAGAGGCTTCGCGGCGAGGGGAAGCGTAAGGGGCGAGTGCACATCCTGACTCGGCCGCTCTCCGAGTATCTACAATTCGAGTTCTCTCGGTACTACGTCCCGCACGTACTCGCCGGGGAAGACATTCGAATTCTCGACGTGACCGAGCGAGAGAATCCCTTGCCCGGAGTCCAAGACTTCTGGATGTTCGATCGCTCGACGGTCGTTCTCATGCATTACGAGGACGACGGCACGCAGGTGAGTCGAGAGCTGTTCGAGAGCGAGCCGGCCGACTTCATCGCATACCAGCGCATTGCCATCGCTGAGTCGGTCCCGTTCCTGGAGTACGTGAAGGGGTGA
- a CDS encoding helix-turn-helix domain-containing protein → MTFEAGQLGESGPELASLLRELRKRAGLSEDRLAARCNMSQSKVSRIENGRTRPSLVDVEAILRALEAPPELVAQASALARMANTEWRNLRELRRKGLGTRQAELKGLEASSAHMRYFLLSMITGLLATPEYVRASLAHSPADTSKAVAGKLERQAVLYDVSKQFTFLLTEQAVRWPVVSPLALAEQMDRLSSLSYLPNICIGVIPVGSVTPRVPLNAFTIYDASLVTIETSAGSLVLRDGRDVQTYLKEFAGYEECALFGEELRARLAEWSAACRA, encoded by the coding sequence GTGACGTTCGAAGCTGGGCAGCTCGGCGAGTCCGGCCCTGAACTTGCCTCACTGCTCCGAGAGCTACGCAAGCGAGCCGGTCTCTCAGAGGATCGGCTCGCCGCGCGCTGCAACATGTCTCAGTCCAAGGTGAGCCGGATCGAAAACGGCCGGACGCGGCCGTCCCTGGTCGACGTGGAGGCGATCCTCAGAGCGTTGGAGGCGCCGCCCGAACTGGTCGCCCAGGCGTCCGCGCTCGCCAGGATGGCCAACACGGAATGGCGGAACCTGCGGGAGCTTCGCCGTAAGGGACTCGGAACACGACAGGCAGAGCTGAAAGGGCTCGAAGCGTCCTCGGCGCACATGCGCTACTTCCTGCTCTCGATGATTACCGGTCTCCTCGCCACGCCAGAATACGTGAGGGCGAGCCTCGCTCACTCCCCGGCGGATACGAGTAAGGCAGTCGCGGGAAAGCTGGAGCGGCAAGCCGTTCTCTACGACGTTTCGAAGCAGTTCACGTTTCTGCTGACCGAGCAGGCCGTTCGCTGGCCTGTCGTTTCGCCGTTGGCTTTGGCTGAACAGATGGACCGCTTGTCTTCTCTGTCTTACCTTCCGAATATCTGTATCGGTGTGATTCCCGTGGGGTCGGTAACCCCTCGGGTGCCACTGAATGCCTTCACGATCTACGACGCATCGTTGGTCACCATCGAAACTTCGGCGGGAAGTCTGGTACTGCGTGACGGCCGAGATGTGCAGACCTACTTGAAGGAATTCGCGGGATACGAGGAATGCGCACTGTTCGGTGAGGAACTTCGAGCGAGGCTCGCCGAGTGGTCGGCTGCCTGCCGTGCATGA
- a CDS encoding GH12 family glycosyl hydrolase domain-containing protein, producing the protein MRPLSTHPPTGRGLLGALLTALATLAALVAAAPPAQADTTICEPFGSTVIQGRYVAQNNRWGTNATQCVTATDTGFRVTQADGSVPTNGAPKSYPSVFDGCHYTNCSPGTNLPAQVSTISSAPSSISYGYVGNAVYNASYDIWLDPTPRTDGVNRTEIMIWFNRVGPIQPIGSQIGTVTVGGRFWQVWQGSNGFNDVLSFVAPSAIGSWSFDVMDFVRQAVSRGMAQNNWYLTSVQAGFEPWQDGVGLAVNSFSSTVNTGDGGGGDPGEPGDAACEVTYSANVWPGGFTAEVIVTNTGTAPVDGWKLGFTLPSGQRVTNAWNATVAPSSGAVVASNAAHNAWIAPGGSQSFGFQGVHSGAFAEPDAFSLNGTACVTA; encoded by the coding sequence ATGCGACCGTTATCGACGCACCCCCCCACCGGGCGCGGCCTGTTGGGCGCGCTGCTCACCGCACTCGCCACCCTGGCGGCACTCGTCGCCGCCGCTCCGCCGGCCCAGGCGGACACGACGATCTGCGAACCGTTCGGATCGACCGTCATCCAGGGACGCTACGTCGCCCAGAACAACCGCTGGGGCACCAACGCCACCCAGTGCGTCACCGCCACCGACACAGGTTTCCGGGTCACCCAGGCCGACGGCTCGGTGCCCACCAACGGGGCCCCGAAGTCGTACCCGTCGGTCTTCGACGGCTGCCACTACACCAACTGCTCACCGGGGACCAACCTCCCCGCGCAGGTCAGCACCATCTCCAGCGCGCCCTCCAGCATCTCGTACGGCTATGTCGGCAACGCCGTGTACAACGCCTCGTACGACATCTGGCTGGACCCGACGCCCCGGACCGACGGCGTCAACCGGACCGAGATCATGATCTGGTTCAACCGGGTAGGCCCGATCCAGCCGATCGGCTCCCAGATCGGCACGGTCACCGTCGGTGGGCGTTTCTGGCAGGTGTGGCAGGGCAGCAACGGCTTCAACGACGTGCTGTCCTTCGTCGCCCCGTCGGCGATCGGCAGCTGGAGCTTCGACGTGATGGACTTCGTCCGGCAGGCCGTCTCCCGCGGAATGGCCCAGAACAACTGGTATCTGACGAGCGTTCAGGCAGGCTTCGAGCCCTGGCAGGACGGCGTGGGCCTCGCGGTGAACTCCTTCTCCTCCACCGTCAACACCGGTGACGGCGGTGGCGGCGATCCGGGGGAGCCCGGCGACGCCGCCTGCGAGGTCACGTACTCCGCGAACGTCTGGCCGGGCGGCTTCACCGCCGAGGTCATTGTCACCAACACCGGCACGGCCCCCGTCGACGGCTGGAAGCTCGGGTTCACCCTGCCGTCCGGGCAGCGGGTCACCAACGCCTGGAACGCCACCGTCGCCCCGTCCTCCGGAGCGGTCGTGGCGAGCAACGCCGCGCACAACGCGTGGATCGCCCCCGGCGGCAGCCAGAGCTTCGGCTTCCAGGGCGTCCACAGCGGCGCGTTCGCCGAGCCGGACGCGTTCAGCCTGAACGGCACCGCCTGCGTCACCGCGTGA